The following coding sequences lie in one Metallumcola ferriviriculae genomic window:
- a CDS encoding transposase — MYSVKFKQLSLSDIYDGCLDFVDKDKPRFLALLEEHIQLSEYISLSFYQAFYKHFGRKRKFKLESFLYALIIQRIFSIPTDALLIIFLNFSKEIREFCGFSKVPDASKFTRFKQDFSKHLQTLFDNLVDQTEPICEQINSELASYLVFDTSGVEAYVTENNPKFINRLIKQLKSQYKGNSSVDPYKMAYGIMPSCASSNPNVKQLYINGHFCYVYKFGMLTNGLGIVRNISFFDEDFINAHPEIPIEKKSDSPDEDKSLSDSKALKPVLRDFFKTHTHFKPSTFIGDAAFDTNDSYNFLLKDCHFLKTVIPLNERGSKNLPEPGFNESGQPLCPLDSSLPMKYEGKAPLRSGVVRDKWVCPKMKWKGSKRITLCEHPCSDSPSGRMFYTYPEKDLRLYPGIIRDTPEWIDIYKNRCVIEQTIQHFKSNFGVANRKTTNALTIKADLLLAGITQLLTVILADKLHKHELIRSLKPLLA; from the coding sequence ATCTATTCTGTGAAATTTAAACAATTATCCCTATCTGATATTTATGACGGTTGTCTTGATTTCGTTGATAAGGATAAACCTCGGTTTCTAGCGCTTCTTGAAGAGCATATTCAACTTTCAGAGTATATTTCGCTGAGTTTCTATCAGGCTTTTTACAAGCACTTTGGTCGCAAACGAAAATTTAAGCTTGAGTCTTTTCTTTATGCACTCATCATTCAGAGAATCTTTTCTATTCCTACAGATGCGCTTCTGATTATTTTTTTGAATTTTTCCAAGGAAATCCGTGAATTCTGTGGTTTTTCTAAAGTACCTGATGCATCAAAATTTACACGATTTAAGCAAGATTTTTCTAAACATCTTCAAACACTTTTTGATAACCTTGTTGATCAAACTGAACCTATTTGTGAGCAAATTAACTCAGAACTTGCTTCATATCTCGTCTTTGATACCTCTGGCGTTGAAGCTTACGTTACTGAGAATAATCCTAAGTTTATCAATCGCTTAATCAAGCAGCTTAAGTCTCAATACAAAGGCAACTCTTCTGTTGACCCATACAAAATGGCATACGGCATTATGCCTTCCTGCGCATCATCAAATCCAAATGTCAAACAGCTTTACATCAATGGCCATTTTTGCTATGTCTATAAATTTGGTATGCTCACAAATGGCCTTGGTATAGTCAGAAATATTTCCTTTTTTGATGAAGACTTTATAAATGCACACCCTGAAATCCCAATAGAGAAAAAGTCTGATTCCCCTGATGAAGATAAATCCTTATCCGATTCTAAAGCACTTAAACCTGTTCTGCGCGACTTTTTTAAAACACATACTCATTTTAAACCCAGCACGTTTATTGGCGATGCTGCTTTTGATACAAACGATTCCTATAACTTTTTATTGAAGGATTGTCACTTTTTAAAAACAGTCATTCCTCTGAACGAACGAGGTTCTAAGAACCTCCCTGAACCCGGGTTCAACGAATCTGGACAACCTCTGTGTCCGTTAGATTCTTCTTTACCCATGAAATATGAAGGTAAAGCGCCCTTAAGGAGTGGCGTTGTTAGAGATAAATGGGTTTGCCCAAAAATGAAGTGGAAAGGTTCTAAACGCATTACTTTATGTGAACATCCTTGCTCCGACTCTCCTTCTGGTAGAATGTTTTATACCTATCCTGAAAAAGACTTAAGACTTTATCCTGGCATTATTAGAGACACCCCTGAATGGATTGATATCTACAAAAATCGTTGCGTTATTGAGCAAACCATTCAACACTTTAAATCCAATTTTGGCGTCGCCAACAGAAAAACTACAAATGCTTTAACCATTAAGGCTGACTTACTCCTTGCAGGAATTACTCAACTGCTTACCGTTATTCTTGCAGACAAACTCCATAAACACGAACTCATCAGAAGCCTTAAACCTCTTTTGGCTTAG
- a CDS encoding small, acid-soluble spore protein, alpha/beta type, with protein MTKVKTMKINDEKVPRSKKSTKKSKYPTQAEAFKLEIASELGLLEKVKKCGWDSLSSEESGRLGGLVTKRKKSMQLNT; from the coding sequence ATGACAAAGGTTAAAACCATGAAAATTAACGATGAAAAAGTGCCACGCAGTAAGAAATCAACCAAGAAAAGCAAGTATCCAACTCAAGCTGAAGCATTTAAATTAGAAATTGCTTCAGAATTAGGCCTGCTGGAGAAAGTGAAAAAATGCGGTTGGGATAGTCTCAGTTCTGAAGAAAGCGGGCGATTGGGCGGCTTGGTTACTAAAAGGAAGAAAAGTATGCAATTGAATACATAA
- a CDS encoding DUF1850 domain-containing protein — protein sequence MDKNLMSTLRGAHSLKTAILLILVLLAPLYFTLSQYTVFSIRNHDTGKIIYQKALRISDVFRLHYIHSVTNQPVDEYFYVKNHHTLGMKEMHYDSFGANLPVGPEKLRNETTHFSKEEDYYKVTYENREFELVPLRVGQVVANHTLIFSDQHRMPFLDIAPGGAYVEFYVSPF from the coding sequence TTGGATAAGAACTTAATGAGCACCCTTCGTGGTGCTCATTCTCTTAAAACCGCCATTTTACTAATTTTGGTACTATTGGCTCCGCTTTACTTCACTCTATCCCAATATACGGTTTTTTCTATACGTAACCATGATACCGGCAAAATAATTTATCAAAAGGCGCTCAGAATCTCTGACGTTTTTAGACTACACTACATTCATTCCGTTACTAATCAACCAGTTGACGAATACTTTTATGTTAAAAACCACCATACCCTCGGTATGAAGGAAATGCATTACGACTCATTTGGTGCTAACCTGCCGGTGGGTCCGGAAAAATTAAGAAATGAAACCACCCATTTCAGCAAGGAAGAAGATTACTATAAGGTTACTTATGAGAACAGAGAGTTTGAACTTGTACCGCTGCGGGTTGGGCAGGTGGTGGCAAACCATACACTGATATTTTCCGACCAGCATCGAATGCCCTTTTTAGATATTGCACCGGGTGGTGCTTATGTAGAATTCTATGTTTCACCATTTTAG
- a CDS encoding DNA polymerase III subunit alpha, whose product MAVTGNFTGETDRYNKFVHLHVHSEYSLLDGAARLENLVTRAKELGMDALALTDHGVMYGVVEFYKLARKYGIKPIIGCEVYLARRGRFDREANKDDSPYHLVLLAENATGYKNLMALVSKAYIEGFYYKPRVDKELLREYNQGLIAMSACLAGEIPAAVLDSRIDDARLIALEMSEIFGKNNFYLEIQDHGLKGQADVTRHLVNLSRGTGIPLVATNDVHYVMPDDTKTHEILLCIQTGKTLADPNRMDFGSGEFYLKDRSEMEMLFGEYPEALDNTLNIAERCQVDFDFGSLHLPYYEVPEEYNLDSYLSKLCREGLSRRYEKVTEQHDQRLEYELRIINKMDYPGYFLIVWDLVNFARSKGILVGPGRGSAAGSLVAYCLGITDIDPLKYGLLFERFLNPERVSMPDVDIDFCFERRGEVIDYVAQKYGSDHVAQIITFGTMAAKAAIRDVGRVLGFSPGEVDKIAKLVPNELGITITRALKVSDILRERYETEDKTRELIDMAKAIEGMPRHASTHAAGVVIAKEKLTNYVPLQTTSDKIVTTQFPMSTVEELGLLKMDILGLRTLTVMNHTLRLIRESSGTEVYLKEIPLDDPAVFEMLSQGDTIGVFQLESSGMRGILKNLKPEQFPDIIALVALYRPGPLGSGMVEDFINRKHGNTEASYLHPSLENILKETYGVILYQEQVMQIASTLAGFTLGEADLLRRAMGKKKPEVIMGLRDKFLKGADKNDISSVIAGKIFDLMEYFAGYGFNKSHSAAYALVAYQTAYFKANYPVEFMSALLTSIMNNTDKVPLYIDECRKMDIKILPPDVNESRMDFTVVGEKIRFGLAAVKNVGRGAIASIIDAREQNGSFKSLTDFCQRIDLRQVNRRVIESLVKCGAFGSLGLNRAQLLAVLDQSLDSAQAYQRDRAQGQVSLLDLVGEGDRGDCISERIPDLPEFGPRELLGMEKEMLGFYVSGHPVASYAEQIKAQTSYEIAKLPLVEDGTRVNLGGIITYVRRAITRKGEAMAYITLEDTGGMVEALVFPRTYSQLNTLLEEDRVVIMSGRLAKSEDELKIFVDGIQWLPEPGTDKLYLKILDRTHSMDRIKGFLQQFPGETPVYLYFPDNGRCIMTDRGHWVSPQEELINGLKGICGNECVKLVNG is encoded by the coding sequence TTGGCTGTTACCGGCAATTTTACTGGGGAGACTGACCGATACAATAAATTTGTGCATCTGCATGTTCATTCGGAATATAGCCTGTTAGACGGAGCAGCTAGGTTGGAGAACTTAGTTACCCGAGCTAAAGAGTTAGGAATGGATGCCTTGGCGTTAACCGACCATGGCGTTATGTATGGTGTGGTCGAATTTTACAAGTTGGCCCGCAAGTACGGTATCAAACCCATTATCGGTTGTGAAGTATATTTGGCCAGGCGGGGTCGATTTGATCGAGAAGCGAATAAGGATGATTCTCCATACCACTTGGTACTATTGGCGGAAAATGCCACTGGCTATAAAAACTTGATGGCATTGGTTTCCAAAGCATACATTGAAGGGTTTTACTACAAACCAAGGGTTGATAAAGAGCTGCTGAGGGAATATAACCAAGGATTGATAGCAATGTCTGCTTGCTTGGCAGGGGAGATACCTGCTGCGGTACTGGATAGCCGTATTGACGACGCTCGGCTAATAGCACTTGAAATGAGTGAAATATTCGGTAAGAATAACTTTTATTTGGAAATTCAGGATCACGGGCTAAAAGGACAGGCAGATGTAACGCGGCATTTGGTAAATTTGTCTAGGGGGACAGGGATTCCCTTAGTGGCTACCAACGATGTTCACTATGTTATGCCTGATGATACTAAAACCCATGAAATTCTTTTGTGTATCCAGACAGGAAAAACCCTGGCAGATCCCAACCGGATGGATTTTGGTTCCGGTGAGTTTTACTTAAAAGACCGCAGTGAGATGGAGATGCTTTTCGGGGAATACCCTGAGGCGTTGGATAATACACTTAATATTGCTGAACGATGCCAGGTGGACTTTGATTTTGGTTCTCTCCACCTCCCATACTATGAAGTACCTGAAGAATATAACCTGGACAGCTATCTGAGTAAATTATGCCGTGAAGGCCTCAGCAGGCGTTATGAAAAGGTGACTGAACAACACGACCAACGACTGGAGTATGAACTGAGAATTATAAACAAGATGGATTACCCCGGTTATTTTTTGATAGTATGGGATCTTGTCAACTTTGCCAGGAGTAAGGGCATCCTTGTCGGGCCGGGTCGGGGGTCCGCCGCAGGAAGCTTGGTGGCCTATTGTCTTGGAATTACTGATATAGACCCGTTGAAATACGGGTTGTTGTTTGAGCGGTTTCTTAACCCCGAACGAGTGAGTATGCCGGATGTGGACATTGATTTCTGCTTCGAACGGAGGGGTGAAGTTATTGATTATGTGGCCCAGAAATATGGCAGTGACCATGTTGCCCAAATTATTACCTTTGGTACGATGGCCGCTAAGGCTGCCATTCGCGATGTCGGCAGGGTACTGGGTTTTTCTCCGGGGGAAGTTGACAAAATAGCCAAGCTGGTGCCAAACGAACTGGGTATAACTATTACCAGGGCTTTAAAAGTAAGTGACATTCTGCGGGAACGATACGAAACAGAGGATAAGACCAGGGAATTAATAGATATGGCCAAGGCAATTGAGGGAATGCCGCGGCATGCGTCAACCCATGCCGCGGGTGTTGTGATAGCTAAAGAGAAATTGACTAATTATGTACCGCTGCAGACTACCAGCGACAAGATTGTCACCACCCAGTTTCCCATGAGTACTGTTGAAGAATTGGGACTGTTAAAGATGGATATTTTAGGGTTACGTACCCTTACGGTCATGAATCATACCCTGCGTTTAATACGGGAAAGCAGTGGTACGGAAGTATATTTAAAGGAGATACCATTGGATGACCCGGCAGTTTTTGAAATGCTTTCCCAGGGAGACACCATCGGCGTATTCCAATTAGAAAGTTCAGGTATGCGCGGCATCCTTAAAAACCTCAAACCGGAACAGTTTCCTGATATTATCGCCTTGGTTGCCTTGTATCGCCCGGGTCCGCTAGGCAGTGGTATGGTGGAGGATTTTATAAACCGCAAGCATGGAAATACAGAGGCAAGTTACCTACACCCATCCTTGGAAAATATCTTAAAGGAAACTTACGGTGTAATATTGTATCAAGAACAGGTGATGCAAATTGCCAGTACCTTAGCCGGTTTTACTTTAGGTGAAGCGGACCTGCTGCGCAGGGCCATGGGAAAGAAAAAACCTGAGGTAATTATGGGGTTACGGGATAAATTTCTCAAGGGTGCTGACAAAAACGACATTAGTTCGGTAATTGCAGGGAAAATATTTGATTTGATGGAATACTTTGCCGGGTACGGATTTAATAAATCTCACTCCGCCGCTTATGCTTTGGTGGCGTATCAGACGGCATATTTTAAGGCTAATTATCCAGTTGAATTTATGTCTGCTCTTCTAACAAGTATTATGAATAATACTGACAAAGTTCCTTTATATATTGATGAATGCCGCAAGATGGACATTAAAATATTACCTCCGGATGTTAACGAGAGCAGAATGGATTTTACCGTAGTGGGTGAGAAGATCCGGTTTGGGCTAGCTGCTGTAAAGAATGTCGGCCGGGGGGCAATAGCATCAATTATCGACGCTCGGGAACAGAATGGCAGTTTCAAATCGTTAACGGACTTTTGTCAGCGAATAGACCTGAGGCAGGTCAACCGAAGGGTGATAGAAAGTTTAGTTAAGTGCGGTGCTTTTGGCTCACTGGGTTTAAACCGGGCGCAGCTTCTGGCAGTTTTAGACCAATCTCTAGATTCCGCCCAAGCTTACCAGCGGGACCGTGCCCAGGGGCAGGTTTCTCTTCTGGATCTTGTCGGTGAGGGAGATAGGGGAGATTGTATTTCCGAACGGATACCCGATCTACCTGAATTTGGTCCAAGAGAATTATTGGGGATGGAAAAAGAGATGCTGGGCTTTTATGTCAGCGGTCATCCGGTGGCTTCGTATGCAGAACAAATTAAAGCGCAGACTTCTTATGAAATCGCAAAACTACCGCTGGTAGAGGACGGCACCCGGGTCAACCTGGGTGGGATTATTACCTATGTCAGGCGTGCTATTACCAGGAAAGGGGAGGCCATGGCCTATATTACATTGGAAGATACGGGCGGCATGGTTGAAGCTTTGGTCTTTCCGCGAACATATTCCCAACTAAATACCTTGCTTGAGGAGGATCGGGTGGTAATTATGTCAGGAAGGTTAGCTAAAAGTGAAGATGAACTAAAGATATTTGTGGATGGGATTCAATGGCTGCCTGAACCCGGCACCGATAAGCTGTATTTAAAAATATTAGACCGAACACATTCTATGGACAGGATCAAAGGCTTTTTGCAGCAATTCCCTGGGGAAACACCTGTTTATCTATATTTCCCTGATAACGGACGTTGTATCATGACTGACAGAGGACATTGGGTAAGCCCGCAAGAGGAATTAATAAACGGATTGAAGGGTATCTGCGGTAATGAATGTGTTAAGTTGGTAAATGGCTAG
- a CDS encoding DUF503 domain-containing protein, giving the protein MVIGVAVFELRIAGAFGLKDKRRVLSSLLNRLRSRFNVSASEIEHQDVKQHATIAVCVVANSTAHIHSVLSNVTNFVDSHQGLECIKVSTEIL; this is encoded by the coding sequence ATGGTAATAGGGGTGGCAGTATTTGAATTGCGTATTGCCGGCGCTTTCGGTCTTAAGGACAAGAGAAGGGTGCTGTCAAGCCTGCTGAATCGTCTGCGTTCAAGGTTTAACGTTTCGGCATCCGAGATTGAGCACCAAGACGTTAAACAACATGCTACCATCGCCGTTTGTGTGGTGGCCAACAGTACCGCACATATTCATTCGGTCCTTTCTAATGTAACAAATTTTGTAGATAGCCATCAGGGACTGGAATGTATAAAAGTTAGTACGGAAATTCTTTAG
- the trmL gene encoding tRNA (uridine(34)/cytosine(34)/5-carboxymethylaminomethyluridine(34)-2'-O)-methyltransferase TrmL has protein sequence MNIVLVEPEIPQNTGNISRTCAVTDSVLHLVRPLGFSTDDKHLRRAGLDYWHLMDIFYYDSFAELQEKFPQGRFFYATTKGSKYHTDMRYRWDDFLVFGKETKGLPQEIINANTEHCIRIPMANDARSMNLANAVSVFLFEALRQNGFPGMK, from the coding sequence ATGAATATTGTTTTAGTTGAACCGGAAATACCTCAGAATACCGGTAACATCTCCCGTACGTGTGCGGTTACCGATTCTGTATTGCATTTAGTGCGACCTTTGGGCTTCTCTACTGATGATAAACATTTAAGAAGGGCAGGATTGGATTATTGGCACCTTATGGACATATTTTATTACGATAGTTTTGCTGAACTGCAGGAAAAATTTCCTCAAGGCCGCTTCTTTTATGCAACTACAAAAGGCAGTAAATATCATACGGATATGCGATACCGCTGGGATGACTTTTTGGTTTTCGGTAAGGAAACAAAGGGATTGCCCCAAGAAATTATTAATGCTAATACGGAGCATTGTATTCGTATACCGATGGCGAATGATGCTCGTTCCATGAACTTGGCTAATGCCGTATCGGTATTTCTTTTTGAAGCATTGCGCCAAAACGGATTTCCGGGGATGAAATAA
- a CDS encoding TAXI family TRAP transporter solute-binding subunit, with the protein MKKSLSVLLVLLLALSFIIAGCSSNQPAPDEGQADNAKKEAPAKQPEEQAAKETKLLMATGGTGGTYYPLGGAMAETWSNHIEGLKVTVQSTGASVENIRLLSNKQTELAMAMNGPAQAAVQGLGDFKEKVTNVAAIGVIYPEVMQVVTPQASGVQTIADLKGKRVSIGPPGSGTASAAVKILAAYGIDADKDITKFQDTFADAADKLKDGQLDAAFAVLAVPAANIIEISTATPVDIVDIDGDGLQKLLDSEPAFAPYEIPAGTYEGQDELGKTVAQWAVLYTQKELSDDLAYNLAKVMYENTDEIAAGHARGNQITLDNAIKGIKPVPFHPGAVKYYKEKGISVE; encoded by the coding sequence ATGAAAAAGTCTCTATCAGTTTTATTAGTACTGTTACTGGCACTTTCTTTTATTATAGCGGGGTGCTCTAGTAACCAACCGGCGCCTGATGAAGGGCAAGCAGACAATGCAAAAAAAGAAGCACCTGCTAAGCAACCTGAGGAACAGGCAGCAAAAGAAACTAAGCTGCTTATGGCAACGGGTGGCACCGGTGGCACCTACTATCCCTTGGGCGGCGCTATGGCCGAAACTTGGAGCAACCATATCGAAGGTTTAAAAGTAACTGTCCAATCCACTGGCGCTTCTGTGGAAAACATACGTTTGCTTAGTAACAAGCAAACCGAGTTGGCTATGGCTATGAACGGACCTGCCCAAGCAGCCGTACAGGGCCTAGGTGATTTTAAGGAAAAAGTTACTAATGTCGCTGCGATCGGCGTGATTTATCCGGAGGTTATGCAGGTAGTTACCCCACAAGCAAGTGGTGTTCAAACCATCGCCGACCTTAAGGGCAAACGCGTTTCCATTGGCCCTCCCGGCAGCGGCACAGCATCCGCTGCAGTAAAAATCTTAGCGGCTTACGGTATTGACGCTGATAAGGACATCACTAAGTTCCAAGATACTTTCGCGGACGCTGCCGACAAACTGAAAGATGGTCAACTGGATGCAGCTTTCGCCGTGTTGGCGGTACCCGCTGCAAATATCATTGAGATTTCCACCGCCACCCCGGTAGACATTGTAGATATCGATGGTGACGGATTGCAAAAGCTACTTGACAGTGAGCCTGCATTTGCGCCTTACGAAATTCCTGCCGGCACCTATGAGGGCCAAGATGAATTAGGTAAAACTGTTGCACAATGGGCTGTTCTCTACACCCAAAAAGAACTGTCTGACGACTTAGCATACAATCTGGCCAAGGTAATGTATGAAAATACCGATGAAATCGCTGCCGGTCACGCCCGGGGTAACCAAATCACTCTGGATAACGCCATCAAGGGTATCAAACCGGTACCATTCCATCCGGGTGCAGTGAAGTATTACAAAGAAAAGGGCATTTCTGTAGAGTAA
- a CDS encoding TRAP transporter permease, translating into MTSKDNETNVEQPINQISPNNIEEEVPDVQAILEKVDTASQFRKELPTIARWLVFVLGVTLSLFQLYTAYFGTLITNQQRGFHVAFALALVFLLYPGNKKIGAKVTWSSWAYTLVFVAISIYLYLAEEMTLLITGSVIIVLLLVQFSKYFDRKYRGIPLPDLILAALGMAVGMYQFFFYESIIDRVGIYNNTDYLFSILGVLLVMIAAERVIGAPISVLAAAMLAYAYLGNHMPQGFLSHRGFGIERIFTHSFLSMEGIFGIPIAISAQFIYLYLMLGVILSKTGLEEYFTDLAMSMTGWMVGGTAKVGILTSVFSGMITGSSVANTVGNGAFTIPMMKRSGYRPAFAAAVEAASSTGGQITPPIMGAAAFLMIEFTGLSYYEIIKAATIPAMLFFIAQFIVIHYESKRLNILGVDRGDLPSVVSLILTRGYLLLPIIVIFVILGIGQSAMRAALMGIFAALAMNIITMIVAYFLSRYGQLKYKVTIPIFFEIMEESARTALPVIAACAAAGIIAGVVTLTGLGLNVTGAILDLARNNLLLTMFFAMIASIVLGMGLPTTATYVITATMTAPALLAFDSVPLIAAHMFVFYFGIMADITPPIALASYAGAGLANANPFDTGIQSVRIAIGGFLVPYMFVLSPELVMEHASIGALVLSLATAILGMYCIGIASIGYIEKRVNVPVRILLGAAGLSLLYSGWFTDSFGLIVLASVFIHQKVSTREVRRQKKLQKQEKQIPGL; encoded by the coding sequence TTGACTTCTAAGGACAATGAAACGAACGTTGAACAACCCATCAACCAAATATCGCCAAACAACATCGAAGAGGAAGTGCCGGATGTCCAAGCAATTCTGGAGAAAGTCGATACTGCGAGCCAATTTCGAAAAGAGCTGCCAACTATTGCTCGATGGCTCGTCTTTGTGCTGGGCGTCACACTAAGTTTATTTCAGCTCTATACAGCATATTTCGGTACGCTAATCACTAACCAGCAACGGGGATTTCATGTAGCGTTTGCCTTGGCGCTAGTCTTCCTATTATATCCTGGAAACAAAAAAATAGGCGCAAAGGTAACGTGGAGTAGTTGGGCATATACATTAGTATTTGTGGCTATATCAATTTACCTTTATTTAGCCGAAGAAATGACTTTACTGATTACCGGCAGTGTCATTATTGTCTTGTTATTAGTACAGTTTTCCAAGTACTTTGATAGAAAATACCGTGGCATTCCCCTCCCGGACCTGATTTTAGCAGCGTTGGGTATGGCAGTGGGTATGTATCAGTTCTTCTTTTACGAAAGTATTATTGACCGGGTTGGTATTTATAACAACACCGATTATCTATTTTCCATATTAGGAGTACTGTTGGTGATGATAGCAGCTGAGAGGGTGATAGGTGCGCCGATTTCCGTCTTGGCAGCGGCCATGTTGGCTTACGCCTATCTTGGTAATCATATGCCCCAAGGATTTCTGTCTCATCGCGGTTTTGGTATTGAAAGGATATTTACACATTCATTCCTGAGTATGGAAGGAATCTTTGGTATTCCCATCGCTATTTCTGCTCAGTTCATCTATCTATACTTAATGTTAGGAGTAATTCTTAGCAAGACGGGATTGGAAGAATATTTTACCGACCTGGCCATGTCCATGACCGGTTGGATGGTTGGCGGTACTGCCAAGGTAGGCATTTTAACAAGCGTGTTTTCCGGCATGATTACCGGTAGTTCCGTAGCAAATACAGTGGGTAATGGCGCCTTTACCATACCAATGATGAAACGGTCAGGCTACCGGCCCGCTTTTGCAGCCGCAGTAGAGGCTGCATCGTCAACCGGCGGTCAGATTACACCGCCAATTATGGGGGCCGCAGCATTCCTAATGATAGAATTTACAGGACTAAGCTATTATGAGATTATCAAAGCGGCGACCATCCCGGCTATGTTGTTTTTTATTGCACAATTTATCGTAATCCATTACGAATCAAAACGGCTCAACATACTTGGTGTAGACCGGGGTGATCTACCTAGTGTCGTGTCACTGATTTTAACCAGGGGTTACCTACTACTTCCCATTATTGTGATTTTTGTAATCTTGGGCATCGGTCAGTCAGCAATGCGGGCTGCCTTAATGGGAATTTTTGCAGCGTTGGCCATGAATATTATCACCATGATTGTGGCCTACTTTTTAAGCCGCTATGGACAATTAAAGTATAAAGTGACCATACCAATATTTTTTGAAATAATGGAAGAGTCCGCCCGTACTGCCTTGCCGGTAATTGCGGCCTGTGCCGCAGCTGGTATAATTGCCGGTGTAGTAACCCTGACCGGTTTGGGCCTTAATGTTACCGGCGCCATTCTGGATTTGGCCCGTAATAATCTGTTATTAACCATGTTTTTTGCCATGATTGCCAGCATCGTACTGGGAATGGGTCTACCCACCACAGCCACCTATGTAATTACGGCAACTATGACTGCCCCGGCACTGTTGGCCTTTGACAGTGTACCGCTGATCGCGGCACATATGTTTGTATTCTATTTTGGCATTATGGCAGACATTACACCACCAATTGCTCTGGCATCTTATGCCGGTGCCGGATTAGCTAATGCAAACCCTTTTGATACCGGCATTCAGTCAGTTCGCATAGCCATCGGCGGTTTCCTAGTACCTTATATGTTTGTACTATCACCTGAGCTGGTCATGGAACATGCCTCCATCGGAGCATTAGTGCTGTCGCTGGCTACCGCTATTTTAGGGATGTACTGCATTGGTATCGCATCTATCGGATATATTGAGAAGCGGGTCAATGTACCGGTAAGAATACTGTTAGGCGCCGCAGGTTTAAGCCTCCTCTACTCAGGTTGGTTCACTGACTCGTTTGGTCTAATAGTTTTAGCTTCAGTTTTTATTCACCAAAAGGTAAGCACCAGAGAAGTGCGACGTCAAAAGAAACTGCAAAAACAAGAAAAACAAATTCCCGGATTATAA
- a CDS encoding YtrH family sporulation protein → MDSFSQKMLLILFTSLGVELGASLVGALAAVLAGGPPLRTMAKLAYEIKIWAIVAAIGGTFTTIEVLELGLFEGELITVIKQILYIISAFAGAQLGYFILSNLAGGR, encoded by the coding sequence ATGGACAGCTTTAGCCAAAAAATGCTGCTAATACTTTTCACTTCACTGGGCGTAGAGCTGGGCGCCTCACTAGTGGGTGCGCTTGCCGCCGTACTAGCCGGCGGTCCGCCATTACGAACCATGGCTAAATTAGCCTACGAAATCAAGATTTGGGCCATTGTCGCGGCAATAGGAGGCACATTTACCACCATTGAAGTGTTAGAACTGGGCCTCTTTGAGGGGGAGCTTATTACAGTTATCAAACAAATTCTTTATATTATCAGTGCCTTTGCCGGGGCACAGTTAGGCTACTTTATACTCTCGAATTTAGCCGGTGGTCGGTAA